One Rhodothermaceae bacterium genomic window carries:
- a CDS encoding TM0106 family RecB-like putative nuclease yields MKLGPDGTPQLYASDLQRFSACKHITHLDLRKARGEDLEVTPDSEDLKLLSQLGNEHEQNYLNSLKRAGKTIISIQQGPDAVQKTVAALHRGVDVIYQGALQGHNWHGYVDFLERVEKPSDLGSYSYEVVDTKLKRTPDPKHILQLVVYSDLLGNIQGLQPEYGHLQLGGGDRSTHRLDEYADYVRQLRKRLTQFVENPEDTVPRRCPECDLCRWRDRCNTQWENEDSLYMVAGIRGQQVMRLENAGITTMEALANLKKHEKVAKMAPETLGNLHTQARLQIGRRNGSGPTSQLRRHVKGKGFDLLPKPDPGDLFYDIEGNPHYREDGEEGLEYLHGIWYRNQFKALWAHNHSEEHQRLRELFEFFQRQIEQFPNAHIYHYAPYEMTALRRLTIKYSFGEEILDGWQREKRFVDLYAVVRGGIFASEENYSLKSLEVFYMGSRTGSVTTASGSIIAYNNWRLKRDAADPTAADDLKELEHYNQVDCESTEKLRNWLLYLRPGLIQSEPAELGEAQTKRSLEKAQAIEEFKEKIINSSIPPRLKKALINLGLFHYREKKPQAWAVFDASKKSFEDLIEDTDCLAGLRVRKLYPANRSIEGKYSFPPQFTKLSADKDACIAAYDGVIKTVTIQDLDAKKREVTLRIGSKAAEYLTDKLDLLPSFAIRTDVIEGAIHRLTEHICSGNTPPAARDLLDRNTPNLSDPSVLSKENLPSVTRMQRAVNAMQSTVLMVQGPPGTGKTYVSARAILSLVRQGYRVAVSSNSHEAIRNVLTGCVDASVEHPPRPTIVHKISSRTRMATNPPYPVTTSNDSPSLSNASIVGGTAWLFCRPEMANQFDYLFIDEAGQVSLANLFGMSLSAKNIVMIGDPCQLPQVIQASHPEPASLSCLEWMLGASRLVEPEKGIFLEETWRMHPKLCKYISEQFYEGRLHANPDTVHQAVLTPSLPEAGAYHVPVTHQEPRMQHCEEEGQAINSVIGRLLNGSWRDRHRVTNPIKPKDIIVVAPFNAQVNMLRELLPDAVRVGTVDKFQGQEAAVALVSMTSTSADDTPRGMGFLLSRNRINVALSRGKALSLVFASPRLLASNCKSANQIRLVNALCALDTLNLKL; encoded by the coding sequence ATGAAGCTGGGTCCAGACGGCACGCCACAACTCTACGCCTCAGACCTTCAGCGGTTTTCCGCGTGCAAACATATAACTCATCTGGACCTAAGAAAGGCGCGAGGAGAAGATCTTGAAGTTACTCCCGATTCAGAGGATCTAAAGCTCCTCAGCCAGTTGGGGAATGAACATGAACAGAATTACCTGAATTCTCTCAAGCGCGCAGGCAAGACAATTATTTCGATTCAGCAAGGCCCTGATGCGGTTCAAAAAACAGTTGCTGCACTCCATAGAGGGGTTGATGTTATCTATCAGGGTGCACTCCAAGGGCATAATTGGCACGGCTATGTAGATTTTTTGGAACGTGTTGAAAAGCCCTCTGACCTGGGGAGTTATTCCTATGAAGTCGTTGACACGAAGCTGAAACGCACACCCGATCCCAAGCATATCCTGCAACTGGTTGTCTATTCCGACTTACTGGGAAACATTCAGGGACTTCAGCCCGAGTATGGGCACTTACAACTTGGTGGAGGCGACCGATCTACACACAGACTGGATGAATATGCAGACTATGTACGCCAATTGCGAAAGCGATTGACACAGTTTGTAGAGAATCCTGAGGATACCGTCCCAAGGCGATGTCCCGAGTGTGACTTGTGCCGATGGCGCGATAGATGCAACACCCAGTGGGAGAACGAGGACAGCCTCTATATGGTTGCCGGTATTCGAGGGCAGCAGGTGATGCGTTTAGAAAATGCAGGCATCACAACAATGGAGGCGTTGGCGAATCTCAAGAAACATGAGAAGGTGGCCAAGATGGCCCCTGAAACTCTGGGAAACCTTCATACCCAGGCACGACTGCAGATAGGACGACGAAACGGCAGTGGACCTACCTCTCAATTACGACGTCATGTCAAGGGCAAAGGATTTGATCTGTTGCCCAAACCTGATCCAGGAGATCTATTCTATGACATTGAAGGTAATCCACATTATCGTGAAGATGGGGAAGAAGGGCTGGAATATTTACACGGTATCTGGTACCGCAATCAGTTCAAAGCCCTCTGGGCCCACAATCATTCCGAGGAGCATCAGAGACTCCGAGAGCTTTTTGAGTTCTTTCAGCGGCAAATTGAGCAATTCCCCAACGCACATATCTATCACTATGCCCCCTATGAAATGACGGCCCTTCGCCGTCTGACCATCAAGTACAGCTTTGGTGAAGAAATACTGGACGGTTGGCAGCGGGAAAAAAGGTTTGTTGACCTCTATGCTGTTGTTCGTGGAGGTATTTTCGCATCTGAAGAAAATTATTCCCTCAAAAGCCTTGAAGTTTTCTATATGGGAAGCCGGACGGGGAGCGTGACGACTGCATCCGGGTCCATTATCGCATATAATAACTGGCGACTTAAGCGGGATGCAGCAGATCCAACCGCTGCCGATGATCTCAAGGAGCTGGAGCATTATAATCAGGTGGATTGCGAATCTACAGAAAAGCTCCGCAATTGGCTGCTCTATCTGCGTCCTGGACTTATCCAATCCGAACCGGCAGAATTAGGTGAGGCTCAAACCAAGCGATCACTTGAGAAAGCTCAGGCCATCGAAGAATTCAAAGAAAAAATCATTAATTCTTCCATACCTCCCCGATTGAAAAAAGCCCTGATTAACCTCGGGCTCTTTCATTATCGCGAAAAGAAACCGCAGGCTTGGGCCGTGTTTGATGCATCCAAGAAATCTTTTGAGGACCTGATCGAGGATACGGATTGCCTGGCCGGCCTGCGCGTCAGAAAACTGTACCCTGCCAATCGGTCAATCGAGGGCAAGTACTCCTTTCCTCCGCAGTTCACGAAATTATCCGCGGATAAGGATGCTTGTATCGCAGCGTACGATGGGGTGATCAAAACGGTCACAATCCAGGACCTTGATGCAAAAAAGCGTGAAGTGACCCTGAGAATCGGTAGCAAAGCAGCGGAATACCTGACGGATAAATTGGATCTGCTACCCTCCTTCGCAATACGGACGGATGTGATTGAAGGTGCCATTCATAGACTAACCGAGCACATATGCTCAGGGAACACACCACCGGCCGCGAGGGACCTTCTTGATCGGAATACTCCTAATTTGAGTGACCCTTCTGTTTTGAGCAAGGAAAATCTTCCTTCAGTCACTCGGATGCAGCGGGCTGTGAATGCAATGCAATCCACTGTACTGATGGTCCAGGGGCCTCCCGGAACGGGGAAAACCTATGTTTCTGCAAGAGCGATTCTGTCGCTTGTTCGCCAGGGATACCGTGTTGCCGTATCGTCCAACAGCCACGAAGCAATTCGGAATGTATTGACAGGTTGTGTTGATGCTTCCGTAGAACATCCTCCAAGGCCGACAATCGTCCACAAGATCTCCAGTCGAACAAGAATGGCGACCAATCCCCCATACCCGGTCACAACCTCAAATGATAGCCCTTCCCTTTCCAATGCAAGTATTGTCGGCGGAACTGCATGGCTTTTTTGTCGACCTGAGATGGCCAATCAATTCGACTACCTCTTTATTGATGAAGCTGGCCAGGTATCCCTGGCAAACCTGTTCGGGATGTCCCTGAGCGCCAAAAATATTGTGATGATTGGCGATCCTTGTCAGCTGCCACAAGTAATTCAGGCCAGCCATCCAGAACCAGCTAGCCTATCCTGTCTGGAATGGATGCTTGGAGCCAGCCGACTTGTGGAACCGGAGAAAGGTATCTTTCTTGAAGAGACTTGGCGGATGCACCCCAAACTATGCAAGTACATTTCCGAGCAATTCTACGAAGGGCGCCTTCATGCCAACCCGGACACCGTACACCAAGCCGTACTTACACCATCTCTCCCAGAGGCAGGTGCTTATCATGTTCCAGTCACCCACCAAGAGCCTCGTATGCAGCATTGTGAAGAAGAAGGCCAAGCGATCAATTCCGTCATTGGACGTTTACTCAACGGTTCCTGGAGGGATCGTCATCGGGTGACCAATCCGATTAAGCCCAAGGACATTATTGTTGTAGCCCCTTTCAATGCACAGGTAAATATGCTGCGCGAATTACTTCCCGATGCAGTCAGGGTGGGAACAGTAGACAAATTCCAGGGACAGGAAGCTGCCGTAGCCTTGGTCTCAATGACCTCAACATCAGCAGACGATACTCCTCGGGGAATGGGATTTTTACTTTCCAGAAACCGTATTAATGTAGCTTTGAGCCGAGGGAAAGCACTAAGTCTGGTCTTTGCCTCGCCACGGCTCCTGGCATCAAACTGCAAATCAGCCAATCAAATCCGGTTGGTAAACGCCCTTTGTGCCTTAGACACACTTAATCTCAAATTGTAA
- a CDS encoding sorbosone dehydrogenase family protein yields the protein MRRISLLVTAALVLTATHLYWSDDHLPLEKIVLPEGFTIEVYADSVPNARQMALSPNGVLYVGSRQSGTVHAVVDSDGDMHAEGLFLIAEDLELPTGLAYRDGSLYVAAVSRILRYDDIDSQLQDPPEPVVVVDDLPTERHHGWKFIAFGPDGKLYVPVGAPCNVCEEPDPFATVLRMNADGSEREVYARGIRNTVGFDWHPVTGELWITDNGSDNISPDPAITDNLPSCELNHAPEPGLHFGYPYYHQGDTPDPEFGEGRTADEFTPPAILLGPHVAPLGIDFYTGTMFPEEYQNQAFIAEHGSWNRREKIGYRVKLVHFDEAGMATGQEVFAEGWLDGQEDWGRPVDVETLPDGSILISDDKANAIYRVTYLDD from the coding sequence ATGCGCAGGATTTCATTGTTGGTGACCGCCGCATTGGTGCTTACCGCCACGCATCTTTACTGGTCGGATGACCATCTTCCACTAGAAAAAATTGTATTGCCGGAAGGATTTACGATTGAGGTATACGCGGACAGCGTACCGAATGCTAGACAGATGGCACTCTCCCCAAACGGTGTACTGTATGTTGGTTCGCGCCAAAGTGGCACCGTTCATGCAGTCGTGGACTCTGATGGCGACATGCATGCAGAGGGGTTGTTTCTGATTGCCGAAGATCTTGAGTTACCCACAGGACTAGCGTATCGGGACGGATCGCTATATGTTGCAGCGGTCAGCCGTATTCTGCGATATGATGATATTGACTCCCAGCTTCAGGATCCGCCAGAACCGGTTGTCGTCGTAGATGATCTGCCAACCGAACGACACCATGGATGGAAATTTATCGCGTTCGGCCCAGACGGAAAGCTGTACGTGCCCGTAGGCGCTCCTTGCAATGTTTGTGAGGAGCCAGACCCTTTTGCCACGGTTCTGCGCATGAATGCAGATGGATCAGAAAGAGAGGTGTATGCACGAGGCATTCGAAATACGGTCGGCTTTGACTGGCACCCCGTGACAGGCGAGCTGTGGATTACAGATAACGGAAGTGACAACATCAGCCCTGATCCCGCCATCACAGATAATTTGCCCTCCTGTGAATTGAATCACGCGCCGGAGCCGGGGCTACATTTCGGGTACCCGTACTATCACCAGGGAGACACCCCCGACCCCGAGTTTGGAGAGGGGCGTACAGCAGATGAGTTCACCCCGCCCGCGATATTGCTCGGTCCGCATGTGGCACCTCTGGGGATTGATTTCTATACGGGTACGATGTTCCCAGAAGAGTATCAAAACCAGGCGTTTATTGCGGAGCATGGGTCATGGAATCGCAGGGAGAAAATTGGTTACCGCGTTAAACTGGTTCACTTTGACGAAGCGGGAATGGCCACAGGTCAGGAGGTTTTTGCTGAAGGTTGGCTGGATGGTCAGGAGGATTGGGGACGCCCAGTAGATGTTGAAACCCTCCCCGATGGATCCATTCTCATCAGCGACGATAAGGCAAACGCGATTTACCGTGTTACCTATTTAGACGATTAA
- the rnc gene encoding ribonuclease III yields MRRILQRRKHSRWMKLEAVLGIRIYNFSLFEKALRHPSVERNQTYGPLQSYERLEFLGDAILGAVVAEYLYKRFPEEMEGFLTDMRSKLVSGDACAKTARDLGLGEFVEFNPYVEPQGGYVNDSVLADCLESIIGAIHLDSGITNSRNFIHQHILERVDLQELVTKDDNYKSRLQEFVQSRGWSQPEYLVTDASGPPHDRIFTIHVYVDGDRLGKGQATSKKKAEQQAAHQTLKFLSLGH; encoded by the coding sequence CTGCGGCGCATTCTTCAGCGCAGAAAGCATTCCCGTTGGATGAAGCTCGAAGCGGTCCTCGGGATCCGTATCTACAACTTCTCCCTGTTTGAAAAGGCACTGCGACATCCCTCCGTGGAGCGGAATCAGACATACGGGCCACTCCAGTCCTACGAACGACTAGAGTTTCTGGGGGACGCAATCCTGGGGGCAGTCGTCGCAGAGTATCTCTACAAGAGGTTTCCGGAGGAAATGGAAGGGTTCCTGACGGATATGCGATCCAAACTGGTAAGCGGAGACGCCTGTGCAAAGACGGCTCGTGATCTTGGGTTAGGTGAATTCGTTGAATTCAATCCCTATGTCGAGCCCCAGGGCGGGTACGTAAATGATTCCGTTCTGGCCGACTGCCTGGAGTCCATCATTGGTGCAATTCATCTCGATAGTGGTATAACCAATTCCCGAAATTTTATTCATCAGCACATCTTGGAGCGAGTGGATTTGCAGGAGCTCGTCACTAAAGATGACAACTATAAAAGCAGGCTTCAGGAATTTGTACAGTCAAGGGGTTGGTCGCAGCCAGAGTACCTTGTTACAGACGCAAGTGGTCCTCCACACGACCGCATCTTCACCATTCATGTTTATGTCGATGGGGACCGCCTCGGAAAAGGGCAGGCAACCAGTAAAAAGAAGGCTGAACAGCAGGCGGCTCATCAGACGTTGAAGTTCCTCTCTCTTGGTCACTAA
- the gcvP gene encoding aminomethyl-transferring glycine dehydrogenase, with protein MATHLPHADRFAARHIGPSKTDVQGMVEALGLDSLDELIHETIPESILDNRPLEVPEARPEHVVISDLRTIGRRNKIFRSYIGMGYHDTITPRAILRSVLENPSWYTQYTPYQAEISQGRLEALLNFQTAVIDLTGMEIANASLLDEATAAAEAMMMFFRLARKRNKFLVSTNCHPQTISVVKARSIPLGIDLVVTDHTSFEFTSDVFGALVQYPASDGVIDDYEEICKEAHQAGAYVAVAADLLSLALLRAPGQFGADAVVGNSQRFGVPLGYGGPHAAFFSTKMAFRRQVPGRMIGVTVDMDGKPALRMALQMREQHIKRARATSNICTAQVLLAVLAGAYAVFHGAEGIRNIAQSVHMWTLALAKGLQKNGYRLRHQDFFDTICIENPPDDLQKEAEAQGVNLRYLPDGSVCISLNETTTEAHVNTLLSLFITGTSNAGQLVTSMPTSYQGILPRVTPYLTHPIFSQYRSETELMRYLHRLAARDLSLTTSMIPLGSCTMKLNAAVQLAAVSWADYNGLHPFIPLDQATGYQEIFSDLERWLSELTGFSAVSLQPNSGASGEYAGLLVIQAYLASKGEAHRNVCLVPDSAHGTNPASAVMAGMKVVVVKTLKSGDIDFEDLKKKLSQHSDHLAALMITYPTTYGVFEEQIREICDIVHVHGGQVYMDGANMNAQVGLCKPGDFGADVCHLNLHKTFAIPHGGGGPGVGPICVADHLAPFLPGHPLIPTGGDQAIGPVAAAPYGSASILLISWAYIALLGPNGLRRASEVAILNANYLAHRLSEHYEVLFRGRNGHVAHEFILDVRPLKRTAGIDAVDIAKRLMDYGYHAPTMSWPVAGTMMIEPTESESKAELDRFCEAMISIRAEIAEIEEGVQDEKRNILKQAPHTTALVCSDEYDLPYTRTQAAFPAPWTRDHKFWPTVRRIDEAYGDRNLVCSCPPIEEYQS; from the coding sequence ATGGCGACACATCTACCACATGCAGATCGTTTTGCCGCCCGCCATATCGGCCCGTCAAAGACAGATGTTCAGGGCATGGTGGAAGCGCTCGGTCTTGATTCACTGGATGAATTGATTCACGAAACAATCCCTGAATCTATTCTGGATAACCGGCCCCTGGAGGTGCCCGAGGCTCGTCCAGAGCATGTTGTGATTTCCGATTTAAGGACTATTGGGCGCCGCAACAAGATCTTTCGATCCTATATCGGGATGGGATATCATGACACGATCACCCCACGGGCGATCTTGCGCTCGGTTCTGGAAAATCCATCCTGGTACACGCAATATACTCCCTACCAGGCCGAAATTTCTCAAGGGCGTCTGGAAGCGCTTTTAAACTTTCAGACTGCTGTGATTGACCTTACTGGTATGGAGATTGCCAATGCTTCTTTATTAGACGAAGCAACGGCAGCGGCAGAAGCCATGATGATGTTCTTTCGGCTTGCGCGCAAGCGCAACAAGTTTCTCGTCTCTACCAACTGCCATCCCCAAACGATCAGTGTGGTGAAGGCAAGATCCATTCCTCTGGGGATAGATTTAGTCGTTACCGATCATACATCTTTTGAATTTACTTCCGATGTGTTTGGAGCACTGGTTCAATACCCGGCTTCAGATGGAGTGATTGACGACTATGAAGAGATCTGTAAAGAAGCCCATCAGGCAGGTGCATACGTAGCGGTGGCTGCAGATCTACTTAGCCTGGCTTTACTCCGTGCACCTGGACAATTTGGGGCCGATGCAGTAGTGGGTAACTCTCAGCGATTTGGAGTGCCGCTCGGGTATGGAGGCCCGCATGCTGCATTCTTTTCCACAAAAATGGCCTTCCGCCGTCAAGTTCCTGGGCGCATGATTGGTGTTACCGTGGATATGGACGGCAAACCCGCATTACGCATGGCTCTGCAGATGCGAGAGCAACACATCAAAAGAGCACGCGCAACAAGCAATATCTGCACCGCACAGGTGTTGCTTGCTGTACTGGCCGGTGCCTATGCCGTTTTTCATGGTGCGGAGGGAATTAGAAACATTGCCCAGAGTGTCCATATGTGGACGCTTGCTCTCGCAAAAGGACTGCAAAAAAATGGCTACCGCCTACGACACCAGGACTTTTTTGATACGATCTGTATTGAGAATCCACCCGACGATCTTCAAAAAGAAGCAGAAGCCCAAGGGGTCAACCTACGGTATCTACCCGATGGCAGTGTCTGTATCTCTCTAAACGAGACCACCACAGAAGCGCATGTCAACACCCTGCTTTCCTTGTTTATTACAGGAACGTCCAACGCTGGACAACTGGTCACATCCATGCCAACGTCTTATCAAGGCATCTTGCCCCGTGTGACTCCATATTTGACTCATCCTATTTTCAGTCAGTACCGCTCGGAAACAGAGTTGATGCGCTACCTTCACCGCCTTGCGGCGCGTGACCTGTCCCTGACGACCAGCATGATCCCGCTCGGCTCCTGTACGATGAAGCTGAATGCGGCCGTGCAATTGGCTGCGGTGAGCTGGGCCGACTATAATGGACTGCATCCATTTATTCCCCTTGACCAAGCCACTGGCTACCAGGAGATCTTTTCAGATCTTGAGCGATGGTTGAGTGAGTTAACGGGGTTTTCAGCAGTGTCCCTGCAACCAAATTCAGGCGCGAGCGGTGAGTATGCGGGACTCCTGGTCATTCAAGCCTATCTGGCCAGTAAAGGGGAGGCACACCGAAATGTGTGTCTCGTCCCCGACTCTGCTCATGGTACGAATCCTGCCAGTGCTGTGATGGCGGGAATGAAAGTCGTGGTCGTGAAGACACTAAAAAGCGGGGATATTGATTTCGAAGACCTGAAAAAAAAGCTTTCACAGCACAGCGATCATCTGGCGGCGCTCATGATCACGTATCCAACAACGTACGGGGTGTTTGAAGAGCAGATCCGTGAAATTTGCGACATAGTGCATGTGCATGGGGGGCAGGTGTATATGGATGGTGCGAATATGAACGCCCAGGTAGGTCTGTGTAAGCCTGGAGATTTTGGAGCCGATGTGTGTCATTTGAATCTGCATAAAACCTTCGCCATCCCACATGGCGGCGGTGGGCCAGGTGTGGGCCCCATTTGCGTTGCCGATCATCTAGCGCCTTTTCTACCGGGACATCCCCTCATCCCAACAGGCGGAGACCAGGCAATCGGCCCCGTCGCGGCGGCCCCGTACGGGAGTGCGAGTATCCTTCTGATCAGTTGGGCCTATATCGCACTTCTCGGCCCCAATGGACTCCGGCGCGCCTCGGAAGTTGCAATCCTGAATGCCAATTATCTGGCTCACCGTTTATCCGAGCACTATGAGGTCCTGTTTCGCGGCCGGAATGGGCATGTAGCCCATGAATTCATCCTTGATGTGCGACCACTGAAACGTACAGCGGGTATTGATGCAGTCGACATCGCGAAGCGCCTGATGGACTATGGGTATCACGCCCCGACGATGTCCTGGCCCGTTGCTGGCACCATGATGATCGAGCCTACCGAAAGCGAATCCAAAGCAGAGCTGGATCGTTTTTGTGAGGCAATGATTTCAATCCGCGCGGAAATAGCAGAAATTGAAGAAGGAGTCCAGGACGAAAAACGCAACATTCTTAAACAGGCACCGCATACTACAGCATTGGTATGTTCGGATGAATACGATCTTCCTTATACTAGAACACAGGCGGCATTCCCTGCGCCTTGGACCAGGGATCACAAGTTTTGGCCCACAGTCCGCAGAATTGACGAGGCGTATGGTGACCGGAATTTGGTTTGCTCTTGCCCCCCGATAGAAGAATATCAATCCTAA
- the creD gene encoding cell envelope integrity protein CreD — MAHEILERLGKSIELRLVAIALITLILMIPVAIVGQLILDRSERREETLANTGSEWSEKQTLLGPVMVVPYSSSEYVSGTSGESPVTVRYAFFLPDSLTITGTVEPEIRYRGIYQAVLYSADLTISGSFPEADFSRWSINEDDIRWQEAFIALGITDMRGIKDEILVNWSDTSLTFVSGMQEASILAPAGVSTPVTANEPSEFSFSLGLNGNDELMFIPVGKTTRIDLSSSWPSPSFRGAFLPDERTITEDGFSASWQVLDLNRAFGQSWRGESEDSLLDSSAFGVSLYPPIDQYRKTQRSTRYGFLLIGLTLLAFFLTELRIGLRAHPFQYILVGLDLVLFFLMLLALGEHMAFDLAYILSSIATIGLAALYARAIYRSLGVGLLTAGILAILYTFIFLLLQLQDYALLAGSIGLFLLLAITMYLTRNFSNLSALARLRKSDDPE; from the coding sequence ATGGCACACGAAATTCTTGAACGCCTAGGCAAATCTATCGAGTTGCGCCTGGTCGCTATCGCTCTGATCACATTGATCTTGATGATTCCCGTTGCAATTGTTGGGCAACTGATCCTTGATCGCAGTGAGCGGCGTGAGGAGACTCTGGCCAATACAGGGAGCGAATGGAGCGAAAAACAGACCCTCCTGGGGCCCGTGATGGTCGTCCCCTATTCCAGTTCCGAATATGTCAGTGGCACGTCTGGGGAATCTCCTGTAACCGTGCGTTACGCATTTTTTCTCCCAGATTCGCTCACGATCACCGGTACCGTCGAACCGGAAATCCGATACAGGGGTATCTACCAAGCGGTCCTTTATTCTGCAGACCTTACGATCAGTGGAAGCTTCCCGGAAGCGGACTTTAGCCGATGGTCGATTAACGAAGACGATATCCGGTGGCAGGAGGCCTTTATTGCACTTGGGATCACAGATATGCGGGGGATTAAGGACGAGATCCTGGTCAACTGGTCTGACACGTCTCTGACCTTCGTGTCAGGGATGCAGGAGGCAAGCATATTGGCACCGGCGGGAGTCAGCACTCCAGTGACGGCGAATGAGCCCAGCGAGTTCAGCTTCAGCCTTGGGCTTAATGGAAACGATGAACTGATGTTCATCCCTGTAGGCAAGACAACTCGGATTGACCTTTCTTCCTCCTGGCCCTCGCCCAGCTTTCGGGGTGCCTTCCTTCCTGATGAACGAACGATCACAGAAGATGGCTTTTCTGCCAGCTGGCAGGTTCTGGACTTAAACCGAGCATTTGGCCAGTCATGGCGTGGGGAGAGTGAGGACTCATTGCTGGATTCTTCTGCGTTCGGTGTTTCACTCTATCCTCCGATCGATCAATACCGCAAAACACAGCGATCTACCCGTTATGGATTCTTGCTGATCGGTTTGACTTTACTGGCGTTTTTTCTGACTGAGTTGCGGATCGGTCTGCGGGCACACCCATTCCAGTATATACTGGTTGGTTTGGATCTTGTCCTGTTCTTTCTGATGCTCCTTGCACTTGGAGAGCATATGGCATTTGATTTGGCCTATATCCTTTCCAGTATCGCAACGATCGGGCTCGCGGCACTCTACGCCAGAGCGATTTATCGCTCACTCGGCGTTGGCCTGTTGACTGCAGGCATCCTGGCCATTCTATACACGTTCATTTTCCTGCTCTTGCAATTACAGGACTACGCCCTTCTGGCCGGCAGCATTGGTCTATTCCTGCTCTTGGCAATCACCATGTATCTGACCCGTAATTTTTCAAATCTGTCCGCGTTGGCACGTTTAAGAAAGAGTGACGATCCAGAGTGA
- a CDS encoding ATP-binding protein, with protein sequence MIKREITQKLKEAAKAFPVLIITGPRQSGKTTLCQTVFSGRAYVNLEAPDHRAFALEDPRGFLAQFPQGAIIDEVQRAPDLLSYLQRIIDDAPDAGKWIITGSQNILLSGSVSQSLAGRAAIFNLLPLTWQEISRFPQHPQTLEEALFFGSYPRIFDSRLNPTDWLRNYVSTYVERDVRMVSNIGDLSRFQRFVELCAGRTAQLLNLSSLAGDCGISQPTAKAWFSVLEASFITFPLKSFHANLRKRLVKMPKIHFYDTGMVCWLLGIRSPEQLRTYPLRSAIFESWVVSEFVKHQSNRGETSRALSFYRDQNGAEVDLIIETPSYLQLIEAKSTATASSNLLTNLNRVRKHFDETPFECSATVIYGGDKPQRRKDVDIVPWRDMISG encoded by the coding sequence ATGATTAAGCGCGAAATAACACAAAAACTAAAAGAGGCTGCTAAAGCCTTTCCTGTTCTTATAATCACTGGTCCCCGGCAAAGTGGCAAGACAACTTTATGCCAAACCGTGTTTAGTGGTCGTGCATATGTCAATTTGGAAGCCCCAGATCATCGTGCTTTTGCTTTGGAAGATCCCCGCGGATTCCTTGCACAGTTCCCTCAAGGAGCAATCATTGATGAGGTCCAGCGGGCCCCAGATCTGCTCTCGTATTTACAGCGGATCATTGATGATGCCCCTGATGCCGGGAAGTGGATCATTACTGGTTCACAAAATATTCTTTTATCTGGCTCAGTCAGTCAGTCCCTTGCGGGGAGAGCTGCAATTTTCAACCTGCTTCCGCTGACCTGGCAAGAAATTTCAAGATTCCCTCAGCATCCTCAAACCTTGGAAGAGGCCCTTTTTTTTGGCTCTTACCCACGAATTTTTGACTCACGCCTGAACCCCACCGATTGGCTACGAAACTACGTGAGCACCTACGTTGAGCGAGACGTAAGGATGGTCAGCAATATTGGTGATCTTTCCAGGTTTCAGCGTTTCGTGGAACTGTGCGCCGGACGAACTGCTCAATTACTCAACCTCTCGTCGCTCGCTGGAGATTGTGGAATCTCCCAACCAACTGCGAAGGCTTGGTTCAGTGTGCTTGAAGCGAGTTTTATCACCTTTCCGCTGAAGAGCTTTCACGCAAACCTACGCAAAAGACTGGTGAAAATGCCCAAAATACATTTTTATGATACGGGGATGGTTTGTTGGCTGCTGGGTATTCGCTCACCTGAGCAGCTACGTACCTACCCGCTTCGCAGTGCGATCTTTGAAAGCTGGGTGGTTTCGGAGTTTGTCAAACATCAATCAAATCGTGGAGAAACATCAAGAGCACTGTCCTTCTATCGGGACCAGAATGGTGCAGAAGTAGATCTCATCATCGAGACTCCATCCTATCTTCAACTGATCGAAGCGAAATCAACGGCAACGGCCTCCTCAAACCTGTTGACGAACCTCAATCGGGTACGGAAGCACTTTGACGAAACCCCCTTCGAGTGCTCCGCAACAGTGATCTATGGAGGTGATAAGCCGCAGCGCAGAAAAGACGTTGACATCGTCCCCTGGAGAGACATGATATCCGGATAA
- a CDS encoding transposase, with translation MNGKIQEIKTVGRGYQRFEHFRVAISFVED, from the coding sequence ATCAACGGAAAAATTCAAGAGATTAAAACGGTCGGTAGAGGGTACCAAAGGTTTGAGCACTTCCGGGTTGCAATCTCTTTTGTGGAGGACTAG